A segment of the Zingiber officinale cultivar Zhangliang chromosome 8B, Zo_v1.1, whole genome shotgun sequence genome:
TTGattattaagattttattttacaAGCTACACTCATGTCCATTGGTGGTATTCAAATAACATCACTACCAGCGACATTAGGAAGGCATGAGGTTGCTTCGTGACTCTACTTTCATTGTCCTATCCTCGTTTAGACAACTAGAAATTGACGGATTGGATTTCCTTTTTGCCCAACACATCCATTTTTTGCTTTCGGTTTAGCTTCAATAACATGTGGAAACAAGTTAtagatattttcttttaatattgtTCTCCAGAGTATAAAAATGCTTATAGACTAAATCTCCCTTGACAATCCAGATCCTAAGTAAGATCTAAATTGGATTCAGTTCTAATGAACTTAGCAAGCTACCATCATATCGTAGCatcaaaaaaattcaaattatataagaagcctttttaatttttgaaaagaaatctTTTTAGTTTTTTCATTGACAAGAAATTACTATTTCATACCTAAAATGTAACAGATTAACGTTTAACATTGTTTATATATCTACTATATGAGTAGTTTTAATTGTGTTACGCTATTATAAGGATGTAATGTTTAATGTAGTAAGCTAGAAACTCAAAAATGAGTTATAGATCCCtattaaacaaaaatatataGTTTTTGAATTGTAATTTTTAAGATCCTGCTCGAACCTACAAACCCCAGATTGTTCTTATATAGGAACTCAATCCTAACAACCTTGCTTACATCCCTTCCATAATAATTAGTTTTTAATTATTATAACCAAATCCTATATGATTCGCCCTAAACATTTACTGCTTGCATCATGTTGAAATGCAGCATACATCAAGCATCTCTTTGCCTAAAGAATTCCAGGAAGAATCTAAAATAGAGAAATCTTTACCCCTAAGTTATTCGTAATCTGTATGCCTAGATACTTCCTGACAATCAACAAACAATTTCACAATCGCCTAGCAGATCTTGCAGACTGTGTCTAATAAATGTATAGGCAAGTGACTTCTAACTTATATATTCAGATATTATTCACAAGTATTAGTTTTCATAAATACTACGTAATATTTGCCATGCACGAAAGATTGGCACGAACTATCAAtctaaaaagaaaatatattgaACCACATTAAAAATGACATGGTGTCTTAGTAGTGGGAACTTGAGAGAACTGAGATGCAATTTAGAAGAGGTTCCATGGACAAATAACATTTTAAGAAAGGTTCGACTAATCCTTGAGATATCATATTGCTTGTCCTATAAGTTGTTTGCATTATACCAAATTTTGATTGGATCATAAAACTCAGTTTGTGATGGTACGGTATTGTTTTTGTACTATTTTAGGACAGTGTACTATGTTCACTTGAAACAAGTAGTAAATATAAGCatttagaattttagaatagcAACTACAAGTTGAAGGACAACACGATAATCATGATACAATCAAATCAAGATCTAGATCCGGAAGTATAATTCTAACTAGACAAAGATTCAAAGAAAGCGTGACGATGATAATAGAATTAAATTGAAGAAATAATATCACCTTTTCGAGCAACTGTACACGCATCCTTAGCTCTTCCATTGAAGCCTCTTGCTTGTGAATCACTCCGAGGACATACAGTAAATGTGACTGAAGAAATTCCGAGCAGTGCTTCTCAAGGTTACATTGAGGAAAGGCTGACTCACAGCCAACTTGAAAGAAAGGGCAATTCACAAGCTTCATTGCACATACAGTAATGCAATGCTTATCCATCTCGCGCCTCATAATCATCTCTGAGCACATTTGCTCGCAAGGGATAATCTTAAAAGGGCATTCTAAGTCATGTTTTTCAGCATGCATAGCAGAAAATTTAGCCTTACATCcattgttcatgcaattcaatgTCCTATATCCACACTGGCTTTTATGCTCAGCAAGCTGTTCAGCAGAATCAAACCTAATTGAACAGTGGAAAACATTCCTCAAATCCACATTTTGAATCAGAATTGCCGCAACCGCTTCCCTCCGATCTATTGGCCAAAATACATTTGTCTCCATTTCCTGCACAAAATCATCTATTTTCTCCTCTCGACCCTCACTCGATAACCACCCCGAAACACGACTGAACAAGTTCCTCTTTGTACCAACAAACTCATCGATAAGAACGGACACGACTTCAGTCGGACCTTCAAGAAATTCATCCACTGAAGTGGCATTAGCACCTCCTTGGATTGTGGCTTCTGCAATATACGCTTGACTTCTTTGTTTGAGATAGTCTACCATCTCCTTCCTAATGACCACAGCCACTGAAGCAGGACCCTTGAACAGACCAGTTGTATTGTCCACACAAGCAGTGGACAATCCAAAGAGTAGCATCTGCGAGATCTTTCGTGCCACAGCTTTGTCAAACTGATCGCAATTAAACAAAGGCACATTCTCCTTCACTGGGCAAGGATCTGATTCAGGGGCGTCCATTGCAGCACCAAACCCTAAAATCTGCACAGCAACCAAGATAACTAAGAATATTAGCATTCAGTACAGGTGATTCCAAGCATTCAACAAGTTCATGGGTACCAAATAACTACTTAAAGCCTAGCAAATGAAAACTGCAAGATGGAGAGATAATTACGTAATACCTAATTAAGGAAGTAAATGGAAAATTTCTTCGTTGATTTCTACGTTGTCGATTCTATAGGAGAAAATTGAAGCTAAACTAAACGAAAAGCACAAGGTTTGGATCGATACTCTGTTCGAGACGAAATCGATTAGATGGAAAGAAAATTAAAGTTACCTCTTTTACAGCAAGTCTTTCTCAGGGAAGAAGAACTGCGACACAGATCAACTACTCCGCCTCTTCGAATCGAAAAGAGAACAAGAATACAACTCCGCCGCCTACTCAATTCGATTGCCAAGCCCTTGAAATTGATGTTTGgaaaaacaaaaatcaaataTTGATTTGGAAAAGAAGAGTTGGAAGGAAGGGCAAGTCCTTGACTAGCCTAGCAGACGGTGCACCAGAACGCGACGCGTGAAGACAACTGCATATAAAGCATATGCGACTCTGTGCTTTTGACTGTCCGATGTTATCTTGGATGCTGGACCCTGGTGATGGAGTCGGATTGAACGGTGATGCGCCTACCGCATATAAAATCGCTGcgttttcttttgttctaattaaTCCGCAAAGCTGTCAAAGTCAAAACAGTTGATCTCATGAGATCTTTTTTTGGTTCATTTTCACTTTCCCCGCCCATTTATcatttttttcactttttcaaattgaaaattttattctAGTACATGAGAATTTAGATGAGGCAATGATGCTAAAGGCTTCGAGTAGGAGTGGTATTGTGGTGATTTTAAAATTGTGAAGATGCAATTTATAAAGTAAGATGAGTTATCTTAGTATTGTGTCTAAGGTCTTAATTGACTATAAAATATCTTTGtaagtatttttttcaaataacACTATTTTACCTATTATATATATTGTCAACTTGACGCAATCTATTAACTTTGACTTCTATTTATTAAGCATCCGATCAATGTTATCTATCGAGAGTAAACATATGATCATCTTTGACTtgttaaatattaagatttttACTATAAATTTTGACATGCTTAGACTTTCACTTGTCAAGCATATGTTAAACCTTGACACATCATAAATTTCACTCATCAAACATCCATTCAATATTGACTATACACACCATATTAACTTCTAAAATCCATATTaggtcaaaataaataatggatgatatatttgaactccttataaCTTCAAAAATTCACAAGAACTAAAATGAATGTAATCAGAGCTTTCTAAGTTCATCagtagattttgaccaaaatccattgatggacctagagagctctgattgcactcattttagttccTATGGATATATGagattgtaaggagttcaaatatattatccattgtttatttcggaTTCTCAGAAgtgataaaatatttttagaagaatcgacgtgcaaaagagaagaaaaaaagagaTGAAAGATAAAAAACGTTGTATGtataggaggaaaaagaaaaatgagaaaaatgacaaagaaaataaaaagaaaaataatcaaTATAGAGTGAAAAAAGcatcataaaaaaatatatcttttgataaataataaaataacatgtattttttttccttctttttttaattcaaaagttTGGATAGACATTTTGGTAAATTCtcgattttgttttttttttcttagaccctaaaaataaagtaaaaataaaaataaaacttgcATCAATCACTGCATGAATCCATGCAGCAACTGCCGGCCTATGATACGCTACTTAACCctatcaaaccctaaaccctactaAACCCCAAAAATACCTCCCTCAAACCCTCGAAACCTGCAAAATTGGTACAAAGATGTTCACACACGCAGCAGAAGGCACTCAGCCTCCTCTCGTTCCCCATGCCCTGTCCCCCTTCCTCGCAGCACCTCCCCCTTACAATAATACTATTCCAAAAGCCGAGCCACCGTCTTCTCCGCCGCTACGGCCGTTCCCGGCCACCGCCCCACGTACTCCTCCATGCAGGCGGGCACTGAAGTCATGGAGCTAGCTAGCTATATTATACCTTCTGCAACTAACTAACTGTAAATCCAACTCCTGCTGCTGCCGCCTGATGAGTTCGAGGAGAGTGGCGCCGGCCTGGTCGTTCTTGCTCATGGTGGTTCTCGTGATCATTTCTTCCGGCGTAGCGGTGGCTGCCAGGAGAGCGCTGCCCGGGACGCCGGCTGTGAGGGAGACAAGCAGTGCGGGCTTGAGGGAGGGGCTGGTCTCGGGGCCAAGCCCCAAAGGGCCTGGCCATTAGAGGGGGTGTGAGGTGGAGAACTGcaggattgtttttttttttttttttttttttttttgggaatgaCTGATGAGGCTCTATATAAATTTTTCATCTATGAAAACTCAGCGGATGGCCAATATTTAGGTTAACTGTCTAGTAAAAAAATTTGTTGGAGCTcgaagttaaaatttatttagatcTGTTTTGATTTAGAGGTTGGAGTTGAGTTTTGAATAATTGATTATATAATAtgtttctattattattattattcgagTTACAATAACAATCAGGATAAAATGGAGTATAAATAGATCTAATCCTTTTTCAAGATAAACTTCTTGCACCTCAATTCAGCCGATGACTTTGTTCTTAATTTACATCTTCTATAACTGATGTGGCAAAAAAACGAAATCGCTCGTCCCCAGCGTCCCCGCCGCACTcgacccaaggtcatcacgaggAAGGTAAATCACAACATCCTGAGTGAGCATGTGATAAGTGAACATCTTCTATCACTCATGACCTTTGGCGAGTAGAGCGATGCTTCTTAGCTGTCAAAGGTATAATCTTCAACTTCACACCTCTATATCACGTTTAGTTTTAGCGTAAATCAAGGCAAGTCTATTAATTTAGtgtaaattaattatttcatctaCCAGTGCTTGTATAATTGTACTGGTGTGATTCAATATAAATTAACCtttttatcataaattttttaatatcaaaCTATTTCACATTTTAATCGGAGTTAATTTCATTCATTTGCATTCACGTTGTCAACACAAATAATCATTCCTCTTGTGATTCCAAGTTAATATTTGGATGATTAATATATTAAGGTAGAAGGAACAAGGATTGGACGTTTGATCGActaaaatttagtttttagaGGTAATTATCTCTtcgtaaaattaataaaataaaatataagaaaatGGTGCGAGATAAATTGATACAAACACTTAAATTGAAAAACAATaataagtaaataaaaataataaaatctttgataaattgaaattttctttttttataacATTGAATGTCTACTTAATGCATCAATGATACAATGGAAATATGAGAAAATATAtttgactttttaaaataatatttgcaAAATCCCAATTGGAACATATTGAACATGAGTGGATCAAATCCTCTATTCCTAAATTTCTCTG
Coding sequences within it:
- the LOC122017150 gene encoding TNF receptor-associated factor family protein DDB_G0290965-like yields the protein MDAPESDPCPVKENVPLFNCDQFDKAVARKISQMLLFGLSTACVDNTTGLFKGPASVAVVIRKEMVDYLKQRSQAYIAEATIQGGANATSVDEFLEGPTEVVSVLIDEFVGTKRNLFSRVSGWLSSEGREEKIDDFVQEMETNVFWPIDRREAVAAILIQNVDLRNVFHCSIRFDSAEQLAEHKSQCGYRTLNCMNNGCKAKFSAMHAEKHDLECPFKIIPCEQMCSEMIMRREMDKHCITVCAMKLVNCPFFQVGCESAFPQCNLEKHCSEFLQSHLLYVLGVIHKQEASMEELRMRVQLLEKSHSINELSEALDVRSLTLAIKEQEAKMRKLERNVSKIQNQQELIKNTK